One Dialister invisus DSM 15470 genomic region harbors:
- a CDS encoding class I adenylate-forming enzyme family protein: MFIHEIFKNADPKRLAMTGESNITYGQLEKAVENYRNTLYAMGIRRGDTVGLYTANRAEFVYVYMAVVSLGAIIVPVNNSLVGREVDFILRDAESKLLISDMPLTVSMPFIDIHDLDYRASTENAPKAPAFPADLTEDDVCALIYTSGTTGSPKGAMITHKNQVRNVEQYTAVVRFKPEDKVLCVLPMFHCYGLTTVVLGSLYHHSTIVILRSKSPTEIINTIMKYSVTIAIMVPPLYNLLARRGEPSSMKTVHTFVSGGASLPQPVAQSFYERFGHPVQEGYGLTEASPVVSILPTAKPKYLTSGPALPGVEVKVITDKEGPYVPGTVGELVVRGDNVMKGYWKKPKETKKVLDEDGWLRTGDLVYMDADGYIYIVDRIKDLIIMNGENIYPGEVEDCIYEVEGVGECAVVGHPDPLRGQSVWAYVVMKEGFAFDEDKIRKHMVKNIASYKIPRRFIPLDALPKNATGKILKRALRDS, encoded by the coding sequence ATGTTTATTCATGAAATATTCAAAAATGCAGACCCGAAAAGGCTTGCAATGACAGGCGAATCCAATATCACTTACGGCCAGCTTGAAAAAGCAGTGGAAAATTACAGGAACACACTGTATGCCATGGGCATCCGCCGCGGCGATACGGTAGGCCTATACACGGCAAACCGCGCAGAGTTCGTGTATGTATACATGGCAGTCGTCAGCCTCGGCGCGATCATCGTGCCGGTAAATAATTCCCTCGTCGGCCGCGAGGTGGATTTCATTCTCCGCGACGCGGAGTCGAAGCTCCTGATTTCCGATATGCCCCTTACCGTTTCCATGCCGTTCATCGACATCCATGATCTGGATTACCGCGCATCCACGGAAAACGCGCCGAAGGCTCCTGCCTTCCCGGCAGATCTGACAGAAGATGACGTATGCGCCCTAATTTATACATCAGGCACGACAGGAAGCCCAAAAGGCGCCATGATCACCCACAAGAACCAGGTGCGCAATGTGGAGCAGTACACTGCCGTAGTCCGTTTCAAACCGGAGGACAAAGTGCTCTGCGTGCTCCCCATGTTCCACTGCTACGGTCTGACCACCGTGGTGCTGGGAAGTTTGTACCACCATTCCACCATCGTCATCCTCCGCTCCAAAAGCCCAACGGAAATCATCAATACGATCATGAAATACTCCGTCACCATCGCGATTATGGTGCCGCCGCTTTACAACCTGCTTGCCCGCCGCGGCGAACCGAGCAGCATGAAAACGGTGCACACCTTTGTTTCCGGCGGTGCATCCCTTCCCCAGCCTGTGGCACAATCTTTCTATGAACGGTTCGGCCACCCCGTGCAGGAGGGTTACGGCCTGACAGAAGCGTCCCCCGTCGTTTCCATCCTCCCCACGGCTAAGCCGAAGTACCTCACTTCCGGCCCCGCGCTCCCCGGTGTAGAGGTAAAAGTCATCACTGATAAGGAAGGTCCTTACGTTCCGGGCACGGTCGGCGAACTCGTCGTCCGCGGGGACAATGTGATGAAAGGTTACTGGAAAAAACCGAAAGAAACAAAGAAAGTACTCGATGAAGACGGCTGGCTCCGTACCGGCGACTTGGTATACATGGACGCTGACGGATACATTTACATTGTAGACCGCATCAAAGACCTGATCATCATGAACGGTGAAAATATTTATCCCGGCGAAGTGGAAGACTGCATCTATGAAGTGGAAGGCGTCGGCGAATGCGCTGTCGTAGGCCATCCCGATCCGCTCCGCGGACAGTCGGTATGGGCATATGTGGTCATGAAGGAAGGCTTTGCCTTTGACGAAGACAAGATCCGCAAGCACATGGTAAAAAACATCGCATCTTACAAAATACCGAGACGTTTTATTCCCCTTGACGCTCTTCCGAAAAACGCGACCGGCAAAATTTTGAAACGCGCCCTCCGTGACAGCTGA